The following DNA comes from Verrucomicrobiota bacterium.
CCGGGTGGCGGCCTCGGACATCACCGCCCTCAAGCGGGCGGAAGAGGCGCAACGCCGCGTCGAGGCCCTGGCCGCCAGCAACCAGAAGTTGGAGCGGGAAATCGTCCAGCGCAAGGAGGTGGAAGTGGCCCTCAAGCAAAGCGAGCAACACCAGCGGCAGTTGCTCGAACAAGCCCGCCAGCAGCAGGAACAACTGCGGCACCTCTCCCATCAAATCCTGCACGCGCAGGAGGAGGAACGCAAACGCATCAGCCGCGAGCTGCACGATCAAATCGTGCAGACCTTGGTGGGCATCAACGTCCACCTGGAAACCTTGATCCAGACCGGCAAGGCCACCCCCAAGCAACTCAAGGAACGCATCGCCCGCACACAACGACTGGTGGAAAAGTCGGTACACATCGTGCATCAGTTCGCCCGGGAATTGCGCCCACCGCTGCTGGACGACCTGGGGCTGAACGCCACCCTCCATGCCCTCCTGAAAGACTTCCGGAAACAGACCGGCCTCCACGTACACTTCACGACCTGTGCAGCCGTGGAACAATTGAGCAGCGACCAGCGCACCGTGCTCTATCGCGTGGTGCAATCCGCCCTGGCCAATGTCACCCAGCATGCGCACGCCAGCCGGGTGAAGATGAGCCTCCTGAAGCCTGGAGAAGCCGTCTGCCTGGAAATCAACGACAACGGCAAGGCCTTCGACGTCGAACAGGTACTCAACGCCCGGAAAAACAAACGCCTGGGGCTGCTCGGCATGCGCGAGCGGGTGGAAATGATCGGTGGCACCCTCAGCATCGAATCCGCCCCCGGTCCGGGCACCACCATCCGGGCGCATATACCTTTTGACCGTAAGTCGGCTCGGGGGGGGGGGGGGGAGAACCCACTTACAAAACCCACTGAAACCACACTTTAAATGACCATGAAAAAGACCATTCCAAAACCCGCTTTACCAATGCCGCATTTGCCCAAGTGCCCCACGGGCATCCAGGGGCTCGACGAAATCACCGATGGCGGTCTGCCGCGTGGACGACCCACGCTGGTCTGCGGCGGCGCGGGGTGCGGCAAAACCCTGTTGGCCGCGGAGTTCCTCGTGCGCGGCGCGGTGCAGTTTAACGAGCCGGGCGTGTTCATGGCGTTCGAGGAAACCGATGCGGAATTAACCGCCAACGTCGCCTCGCTCGGGTTTGATCTGGCGGGCCTGATCCGGCGCAAGAAAATTGCGATGGACTACGTCCACATCGAGCGCAGCGAAATCCAAGAGAACGGGGAGTATGACCTGGAGGGGTTGTTCGTCCGCCTCAATTACGCCATTGATTCCATCGGCGCCAAGCGGGTGGTGCTGGACACGCTCGAAGCGCTATTCTCCAGCCTCCCCAACGAAGGCATCCTGCGCGCCGAGTTGCGCCGGCTGTTCCGCTGGCTCAAGGAGAAGGGCGTAACCGCCGTCATCACCGCCGAGCGCGGGCGCGAACAACTCACCCGCCACGGGCTGGAAGAATACGTGTCCGACTGCGTCATCCTGCTCGATCATCGGGTCAATGACCAGATTGCCACGCGGAATCTGCGGGTGGTGAAATATCGCGGCGCAATGCACGGCACCAACGAATTTCCCTTCCTCATCGGCGAAGAGGGCATCAGCGTGCTGCCCATCACGTCGCTGGGGCTGAATCACACGGTGTCGAGCGAGCGGATTGCCACCGGCATCCCCCGGCTCGACGCGATGCTGGGTGGGCGGGGCTTTTTTCGCGGCAGCAGTATTCTGCTCTCGGGCACGCCCGGGACCGGCAAGACCATCGTCGCCACCAACTTTGCCCAAGCCGCCGCCCGGCGTGGCGAGCGCGTGCTCTTCTTCTCATTCGAGGAATCGCCCAGCCAGATCATCCGCAACATGCTTTCCATCGGATTGCGCTTGGAGCCGCTGGTCAAACGCGGCTTGCTGCGGTTTCACTCGGCGCGGCCCTCGCTCTACGGCTTGGAAATGCACTTGGCCACGATGTTCAAGGAGATCACCGCATTTCTACCCCAGGTCGTCATCATGGACCCGATTACCAGCCTGATGGACGCCGGCACCGCCTCCGAATGCCGGGCGATGGTGACGCGGCTGGTGGATTACTTGAAGGCCCGACAAGTCACCACGCTCTTCACCAGTCTGACGCAGTCCGGGCACGAGCTGCAACATAGTGAGGCCTCCATGTCCTCGCTCATGGACTCCTGGCTGTTGTTGCAAGACATGGAAGGCAACGGCGAGCGCAATCGCGTGCTCTACGTGCTCAAGGCACGCGGCATGGCGCACTCGAACCAAATCCGCGAGTTCCTGATTTCGGACCGGGGCATTGACCTGGTGGACGCCTACATCGG
Coding sequences within:
- a CDS encoding histidine kinase; translation: MKKPPPTTAALPILDLEPKHCPMMTELYRHAEARLHERQKTAPTEHGAPKSAADPQRVLHELEVHQVELEMQNAALKEARDAAESALEKFTDLYDFAPVGYYSLDEQGRILEVNLTGAALLGVERSRLINRPLPRFVLPASRPIFLEFLKKVFAGTKKQVCELSLLDEHGVAFWVDLQALAVVPLGKAQPWCRVAASDITALKRAEEAQRRVEALAASNQKLEREIVQRKEVEVALKQSEQHQRQLLEQARQQQEQLRHLSHQILHAQEEERKRISRELHDQIVQTLVGINVHLETLIQTGKATPKQLKERIARTQRLVEKSVHIVHQFARELRPPLLDDLGLNATLHALLKDFRKQTGLHVHFTTCAAVEQLSSDQRTVLYRVVQSALANVTQHAHASRVKMSLLKPGEAVCLEINDNGKAFDVEQVLNARKNKRLGLLGMRERVEMIGGTLSIESAPGPGTTIRAHIPFDRKSARGGGGENPLTKPTETTL
- the kaiC gene encoding circadian clock protein KaiC, encoding MKKTIPKPALPMPHLPKCPTGIQGLDEITDGGLPRGRPTLVCGGAGCGKTLLAAEFLVRGAVQFNEPGVFMAFEETDAELTANVASLGFDLAGLIRRKKIAMDYVHIERSEIQENGEYDLEGLFVRLNYAIDSIGAKRVVLDTLEALFSSLPNEGILRAELRRLFRWLKEKGVTAVITAERGREQLTRHGLEEYVSDCVILLDHRVNDQIATRNLRVVKYRGAMHGTNEFPFLIGEEGISVLPITSLGLNHTVSSERIATGIPRLDAMLGGRGFFRGSSILLSGTPGTGKTIVATNFAQAAARRGERVLFFSFEESPSQIIRNMLSIGLRLEPLVKRGLLRFHSARPSLYGLEMHLATMFKEITAFLPQVVIMDPITSLMDAGTASECRAMVTRLVDYLKARQVTTLFTSLTQSGHELQHSEASMSSLMDSWLLLQDMEGNGERNRVLYVLKARGMAHSNQIREFLISDRGIDLVDAYIGVSGVLTGSARVAQEALEKAAVLANQQEAATLKREAERKRSALDRQISGLRSDYESEALELRRIAEQVGTRTSVLGTERAASGLLRMADIKVAASTHSKPKPGKNIS